The following are encoded in a window of Gammaproteobacteria bacterium genomic DNA:
- a CDS encoding TlpA family protein disulfide reductase, whose protein sequence is MSLYYFKIIRLILLLSCAVPLLVAAQTQHTETLPDDVDILINKHPGSGNYLILWIASGYGFRDGHVEMARRLAKNGIEVWQIDLLESQFLPRSVDAIKSLNGKHVADLIQIARQQSGKKIVLMAGSYGSVPVLRGMRIWQSTQQNAQTGHTAVVGSILFSPSLYQNIPPLGMEPQYLPITYSSNSPIYIFQGATHGTRWQLSKLVDALHSGGSQTYTHLLPDIGSVFFEPENPIVKPQFDRLPRRIVNAIKLLQSAPMPQQAADWTEIQRQKHTGLDNRLKPYRGTPVPPPIDLPDISGKRYTRQNYIGQITVINFWASWCAPCVEEIPSLNRLRSKMSAKPFELISINYAEKTQTIQEFMKTVKVDFPVLLDVDGSEAGVWNVIAFPSTFVIGPDGRIHYGVNAGIEWDQDEVLQKLNLLLSPPQ, encoded by the coding sequence ATGTCGCTGTATTATTTCAAAATCATTCGCTTAATTCTGCTTTTAAGCTGTGCCGTCCCGCTTTTGGTCGCTGCCCAAACCCAACACACCGAAACCCTCCCTGATGATGTGGACATCCTCATCAATAAACACCCGGGTTCCGGCAACTACTTGATCTTATGGATTGCCTCCGGTTATGGCTTTAGAGACGGTCATGTGGAAATGGCGCGACGCCTGGCCAAAAACGGTATCGAGGTATGGCAAATCGACTTATTGGAATCACAGTTTCTGCCTCGCTCGGTCGATGCCATCAAAAGCCTGAACGGCAAACATGTCGCAGACTTGATCCAAATCGCGAGACAGCAAAGTGGGAAGAAAATCGTGCTGATGGCAGGCTCCTACGGCTCTGTCCCCGTACTTAGAGGCATGCGGATTTGGCAAAGCACACAGCAAAACGCACAGACAGGTCATACCGCAGTGGTGGGCTCGATTTTATTTTCGCCCAGCCTTTACCAGAACATTCCCCCACTGGGCATGGAACCGCAATACCTCCCCATAACCTATTCCAGCAACAGTCCCATTTATATTTTTCAGGGAGCCACCCATGGTACCCGCTGGCAATTAAGCAAATTAGTCGATGCCTTGCACAGCGGGGGCTCTCAAACCTACACCCACTTACTGCCGGATATTGGGTCGGTGTTTTTTGAGCCGGAGAATCCCATTGTAAAACCGCAATTCGATCGTCTTCCCAGGCGTATTGTCAATGCCATTAAGTTACTGCAATCCGCACCTATGCCTCAGCAGGCGGCTGACTGGACCGAGATCCAGCGGCAGAAACACACCGGTTTGGACAATAGACTCAAACCCTATCGTGGTACACCGGTTCCGCCACCTATTGATCTACCCGATATTTCCGGGAAGCGATATACCCGACAAAACTACATTGGCCAGATTACCGTCATTAACTTTTGGGCCAGTTGGTGTGCCCCCTGCGTAGAAGAAATCCCTTCTTTAAACCGCTTGCGCAGCAAAATGTCCGCGAAGCCGTTTGAACTGATTTCGATTAACTATGCTGAAAAAACCCAAACTATCCAGGAATTTATGAAAACAGTGAAAGTGGATTTTCCCGTCTTACTGGATGTTGACGGTAGCGAGGCCGGCGTCTGGAATGTCATCGCTTTTCCTTCTACGTTTGTGATTGGACCGGATGGCCGCATACACTATGGTGTCAATGCCGGCATTGAATGGGATCAGGATGAAGTCTTGCAAAAATTGAATCTTCTACTGTCTCCCCCCCAATAA